A genome region from Terriglobia bacterium includes the following:
- a CDS encoding HDOD domain-containing protein → MQVAQNDKTPKPKRESAEPIVCHHCRAEVPNGSRFCNMCGAHLLRRVPRIVPNNAHVSEISTKTAENAPRNPMKDSASQKAKESPSPASHSQGSGLSNRDVHLKRWLEIIQGRQNIPAFSHHILEVMGMIGNDEASFRHLTNTILHDYSLTLAVLRLANSAYYNRSGKPVCSVARAVTLMGIESIKRVAGGLMLLENYEKRPAGLKELLLLSLLTASHSSQAARHLHMPDSEQAYLCGMFRNLGEILVVLYFPEAYEKILREIQDNKLTVHEACIKVMEFPYEDLGRAVANSWNLPGTVSRAMDPSNPLSSGKQTDDERLKTVVAFSHELTHCVYRRPPEDRTQAIDNLLEKYSSIADLSRKIVEEVLDEAVTETKDIFTVAGVPFNDLHLRRQFQLALSGGEGAQGTGSAALAAVTVGVGPAAAHAAAPQPSCDENLLDQLVAEVKAAVEPVNNPKLNEVLMMALEACHRGAGFDRVFFCLATPDRSMVRGRLGLGPAIDDVIEHLHIPLSGHQESLTLALLTKRDIFIDTQHDDRYQDSQIVRALGACSFGLYPVVVENVVVGCLYFDRLAPNAPPSQKILDTLGQLRDVLAELIRRTRAHT, encoded by the coding sequence ATGCAGGTAGCGCAGAACGACAAGACGCCCAAACCAAAGCGGGAATCGGCCGAACCGATCGTCTGCCACCACTGCCGCGCCGAAGTCCCCAACGGATCCCGCTTCTGCAACATGTGCGGTGCTCATCTGCTCCGAAGGGTCCCTCGCATCGTCCCCAACAATGCGCACGTGAGCGAGATCTCGACAAAAACGGCAGAAAATGCCCCGCGCAACCCCATGAAGGATTCCGCATCCCAGAAGGCGAAGGAATCGCCAAGCCCGGCAAGCCACTCCCAGGGCAGCGGTCTTTCCAACCGCGACGTCCATCTCAAGCGGTGGCTTGAGATAATCCAGGGACGTCAGAACATTCCCGCCTTTTCGCATCACATCCTGGAAGTCATGGGGATGATTGGGAACGACGAAGCCTCCTTCCGCCACCTGACGAACACCATTCTCCATGACTACAGCCTGACGCTGGCAGTTCTTCGCCTCGCGAATTCGGCCTACTACAATCGCTCAGGAAAGCCGGTCTGCAGCGTGGCCCGGGCCGTGACGCTGATGGGCATCGAGTCGATCAAGCGCGTCGCGGGCGGACTCATGCTGCTCGAGAACTATGAAAAGCGGCCTGCGGGTCTGAAGGAACTCCTGCTGCTGTCTTTGCTGACGGCCAGCCACTCTTCCCAGGCCGCAAGGCACCTGCACATGCCGGACTCAGAGCAAGCCTACCTGTGCGGAATGTTCCGCAACCTGGGCGAGATCCTGGTCGTCCTATATTTCCCCGAGGCATATGAGAAAATCCTGCGGGAAATCCAGGATAACAAGCTGACCGTGCACGAAGCCTGCATAAAGGTCATGGAGTTCCCCTATGAGGATCTTGGGCGTGCCGTGGCCAACAGTTGGAATCTGCCGGGAACAGTCAGTCGCGCGATGGATCCGTCCAATCCGCTCAGCTCCGGCAAACAGACCGACGATGAGAGACTGAAAACCGTCGTGGCCTTCAGCCACGAGTTGACCCATTGCGTCTATCGCCGCCCACCAGAGGACAGAACTCAGGCGATCGATAATCTGCTCGAGAAATACAGCTCTATCGCGGACCTGAGCCGGAAGATAGTTGAAGAAGTGCTTGACGAGGCCGTCACCGAGACCAAGGACATATTCACCGTGGCCGGGGTTCCGTTCAACGATCTTCATCTCCGTCGCCAGTTTCAGCTTGCACTATCCGGCGGAGAAGGAGCGCAAGGCACCGGCAGTGCTGCTCTTGCCGCAGTCACGGTGGGCGTCGGGCCCGCGGCGGCGCATGCTGCCGCACCGCAGCCCAGTTGTGACGAGAATCTGCTCGACCAGCTGGTAGCCGAAGTCAAGGCTGCGGTGGAACCCGTTAATAATCCCAAGTTGAACGAAGTTCTGATGATGGCTCTGGAAGCCTGTCACAGGGGCGCCGGCTTCGATCGCGTTTTCTTCTGTCTGGCCACACCGGATCGCTCCATGGTGCGAGGCCGGCTGGGCCTGGGTCCCGCCATCGATGATGTCATCGAGCACCTTCACATCCCGTTGTCCGGACACCAGGAATCCCTTACGCTGGCGCTGCTGACCAAGCGGGATATCTTCATCGATACGCAGCACGATGACCGCTATCAGGACTCCCAAATCGTGCGGGCACTCGGGGCCTGCAGCTTCGGGCTCTATCCGGTCGTTGTTGAGAACGTGGTGGTAGGCTGCCTGTATTTCGACCGGCTGGCCCCGAACGCACCTCCGTCGCAGAAAATCCTCGATACTTTGGGGCAGCTGCGCGATGTGCTCGCCGAATTGATCCGGCGCACGCGTGCACACACCTGA
- a CDS encoding CoA transferase, which produces MKLLDGIRVLDLTNVLSGPFATLHLALIGAEVIKVEPPGSGDLARKLGNVPKLNAELMGTSFLAQNANKKSLTLNLKHPAAREIFKKLTRDTDVIVENFRPGVMKRLGLAYEALREINPRLIYCAISGFGQTGPDAMKPAYDQIIQGLSGTMAVNGDERLNPLRTGFPVCDTVGGLNAAFAILAALYHRERTGEGQFIDVALLDTIMPLMGWVAANLLIGHQQPVLMGNDNFTAAPSGTFATRNGYINIAANKQEQWEALADVLGLPELKTDPRFQERDARKKNRKALTPLIEAKLKEKNTDDWVEMLNRNDVPSGAILGLEEALNQEQIKHRKTLQTIQAEGIGELQLFNLTAHFEKTPASLDSPPPRLSAHTGEILQRLGYTEAQIQELRREQAI; this is translated from the coding sequence ATGAAATTACTTGATGGGATCCGCGTTCTGGATCTGACCAACGTCCTGTCCGGTCCGTTTGCTACCTTACATCTCGCCCTGATCGGCGCGGAGGTGATCAAAGTCGAACCTCCCGGCTCCGGCGACCTGGCGCGCAAACTGGGTAACGTGCCGAAGCTGAATGCCGAGTTGATGGGAACCAGTTTTCTCGCTCAGAATGCCAACAAGAAGTCTCTGACATTGAACCTCAAACACCCGGCAGCGCGCGAAATTTTCAAAAAGCTGACGCGGGACACCGACGTGATCGTGGAGAATTTCCGGCCTGGGGTAATGAAGCGTCTCGGCTTAGCATATGAGGCGCTGCGTGAGATCAATCCCAGGCTCATTTACTGCGCCATCTCCGGATTCGGCCAGACCGGGCCCGACGCAATGAAACCGGCCTATGATCAGATCATCCAGGGCCTGAGCGGCACGATGGCGGTTAATGGCGATGAACGCCTCAATCCGCTCCGAACTGGTTTCCCGGTGTGCGACACCGTGGGCGGCCTCAATGCCGCCTTCGCGATCCTGGCAGCTCTGTATCACCGCGAGAGGACGGGTGAAGGTCAGTTCATCGACGTGGCTCTGCTCGATACCATCATGCCGCTGATGGGATGGGTCGCCGCCAATCTGCTGATCGGCCATCAGCAGCCGGTCCTGATGGGGAACGACAATTTTACCGCAGCGCCGTCAGGCACCTTCGCCACCAGGAACGGTTACATCAACATCGCCGCCAACAAACAGGAACAGTGGGAAGCGTTGGCAGACGTCCTTGGCCTGCCGGAGCTGAAAACCGATCCCCGTTTCCAGGAGCGGGACGCGCGCAAAAAAAATCGCAAGGCCCTGACGCCGTTGATCGAGGCAAAATTGAAAGAGAAAAACACGGACGACTGGGTCGAGATGCTCAACCGGAACGATGTTCCTTCGGGAGCGATCCTCGGGCTCGAGGAAGCTCTCAACCAGGAGCAGATCAAGCATCGGAAAACGCTGCAGACAATCCAGGCCGAGGGGATAGGGGAACTGCAGCTGTTCAACCTAACGGCTCATTTCGAAAAAACTCCCGCCAGCCTGGACTCTCCTCCGCCCAGACTCTCCGCTCATACGGGGGAGATCCTGCAACGTCTCGGATATACGGAGGCACAGATCCAGGAACTCCGCCGGGAGCAGGCGATTTAA
- a CDS encoding hydroxymethylglutaryl-CoA lyase codes for MNQTVIHEVGLRDGLQMEQQTVPMEQKIAWIEEFMAAGVDIIQIGSFVHPAKVPQMADTDKLFTHFSEAGRKPERVILSGLVLNEKGLERGSACNVDMFCMGVSASETHSRKNTGMPIAEAAGRIIAMAGRALAAHKRVQVSVQSAFGCGYEGPVPEERVLGLVERFIGNGIRNISLADTAGHAVPDQVERMFERIFKLDSRLECTCHFHNTYGLGLANCYAAMRVGVKYFESSVAGLGGCPFTKVAGGNVCTEDLVHYLQRIGQRRDVELSRLIGIARGVSAFFGREMPGMVYKAGPIQTHPQ; via the coding sequence ATGAACCAGACGGTCATTCATGAGGTGGGTCTCCGGGACGGGCTTCAGATGGAGCAGCAGACCGTTCCGATGGAACAGAAAATAGCGTGGATCGAAGAATTCATGGCCGCGGGCGTCGACATTATCCAGATCGGGTCTTTTGTCCATCCAGCCAAAGTTCCCCAGATGGCTGACACCGACAAGCTCTTCACCCATTTCTCGGAAGCGGGCCGGAAGCCTGAGCGGGTGATCCTTTCGGGGCTGGTGCTCAACGAGAAGGGGCTCGAACGCGGATCCGCATGCAATGTCGATATGTTCTGCATGGGCGTCTCCGCCAGTGAAACGCACAGCCGGAAGAACACGGGCATGCCGATCGCCGAAGCAGCCGGCCGCATTATTGCCATGGCCGGACGGGCTCTCGCCGCGCACAAAAGGGTCCAGGTGTCGGTTCAATCCGCCTTCGGATGCGGCTACGAGGGGCCGGTGCCGGAAGAACGGGTGCTCGGGCTCGTGGAGCGGTTCATCGGCAACGGCATCCGAAACATCAGCCTGGCGGATACGGCCGGCCACGCGGTGCCGGATCAGGTGGAGCGCATGTTCGAAAGGATCTTTAAACTCGACTCCCGGCTGGAGTGCACTTGTCACTTCCACAACACGTATGGGCTGGGACTGGCAAACTGCTATGCGGCAATGAGGGTCGGGGTAAAGTACTTCGAGTCCTCGGTTGCGGGCCTGGGCGGCTGTCCGTTCACCAAAGTCGCCGGTGGCAACGTGTGCACTGAAGACCTGGTTCACTACCTGCAACGCATCGGGCAGCGCCGCGACGTTGAACTCAGCAGGCTCATTGGGATAGCCCGCGGCGTGAGCGCCTTCTTCGGGAGGGAAATGCCGGGGATGGTCTACAAGGCAGGCCCGATCCAGACTCACCCGCAATAG
- a CDS encoding S8 family serine peptidase, producing MRKHTARILFRLTLPAFLALTVHAYGPPQASLPPASLPHARPQGPAPMQSLLRHAIPGTRDLQLIVELTDPPAAQTMAAPAARGAIVPAGAGQGGRVKFDSPQAVTYRTRLARAQSLMMDRLRALNGVQVQRATDLVMNTIIARVPVEQYFAVRRMPGVKKVYFSRPQRMNLNAAAPLLNAAALWARVPGGRPNAGQGVKIGLIDTGIDVGNPMFADSTAPTPGSLPSGYPKFDAGNQAFTNHKVIVARDYVGLLANPQRVQTATDEVGHGSFVAGCAAGKLVNAPLAQISGMAPGAFLGSYKIFGTPGINDTTTTAAVLAAIDDAVNDGMDVLNLSLGALDYIPPSEDPEVTAINNAIAAGLVVCLAAGNDGPATHTISTPGSAPEAIAVGAVWDSRVFAAQLHVTGPGTVPANLQNLAYENGTGPAIATPIPATPTTDVALLDGTGLACSALPSGSLSGRIGIIERGTCTFLSKVTNAANAGARAVIVYDNIPGESTFQMGGLNGTLTPAVMIFNADGLALQSFLAGNPGATISIGASTDNQLPTPILPVLVRDSSRGPAADFGMKPDLVAVGWNVYSAAQNSNPAGVLFDPSRFTVSQGTSFSTPMVSGAAAALMQLFPSLSPAGVKSALTNTAGQVTIDGTTPATIVQAGNGLLNMGNASAAGAIFSPTNLNFGVQSYAGSISLTQTLGITNVTGGTDQYTLSVQPLIPGPAISLSLTSTGSVPPGGSTSVDVSIQAAAPLTGGFQGFITIRSAQTSANYAIPYWAGIYLPDPTRILTVSQSSTGANIFTNLTDALAAANPGNIIEIADSQTYSVPSAAPLTISTNAQGLPLHGITIRAAAGQTPVLDGTSTTSLADIQVVGLQNVLLQGLTINGGETGVDILQPSSSLPLSVTIDHCSITNQAASVTSSGIVVENGGDVDITYSTISGSASTGVAFLNGGQLTMSNSTVQNNASDGIDAIDANVQLINSTVSSNVGEGVSLVGCSGTLTGSTFASHSGTFGDGVQIVDGMSTVTGNTFASNAGAAIALEPGIITTPVGTTPGPGPTVALSRNIMRLNDFGVLIDQGQNIRLDGNLIEDNVQGLQVNGTSTALLTNNIVVRSTDSTVGDGITVAGSSAVRIVNNTFYKNSHKGIVLASGASVSIANSIISANVAGDLGGLGAGSIQSSLIGDGTLASGNNNIAGDPRLANPAADDFSLAPGSQAIDNGSNAAANLPFLDYNGRFRVASFGSSPGSGIVDMGAIEAGSSFPLVYPLLVNGFNSTIGDNYTTGFAVLNDTGSQVSAGFAAYGPNGSLLSGSSNPTTPSVVNPGVQIPILGYQLFGLTRAAGEIGGVLESAAQRLTGFFLIFDQNLARVADGVDVSADTATQFLFMRHEFDAAGKATYALFNPGVNAATVNASLLDVTGAQVDQLTQPLVLPPKGQTLFTFPDFAASSGVVSVSSDRPVAGLEIFGNTAEVAALRAVVPGTEARLFFPHFAVNQGYTSTLGVVNTAATPANLTLTAYGNDGSVLGTLAQRTVGAHGQLFESVASLFGLSPGGPNLTTGYVIVESDQAGITGFSAFNYDNGGVHSSAAVPGESIPSQTLLFSHVAHQVPAGSGGNYLTGIALLNPFGTRISYTLRVFDSTGAEVAEMTDSLGPHAKVAKLLSYPSPGVGFFTQPISLSGGHVEVTTDYQLLGFELFFTQSLTQLAAVMAQFPN from the coding sequence ATGCGTAAACACACAGCCCGCATCTTGTTTCGCCTTACGTTGCCTGCTTTTCTGGCCCTCACCGTGCATGCGTATGGACCGCCGCAGGCCTCTCTGCCGCCGGCAAGTCTGCCGCACGCACGGCCCCAGGGCCCGGCACCCATGCAGTCTCTGTTGCGCCATGCGATTCCCGGAACCAGGGATCTGCAGCTGATCGTCGAGTTGACAGATCCCCCGGCAGCTCAGACGATGGCGGCACCGGCCGCGCGCGGCGCGATTGTTCCGGCAGGCGCCGGGCAGGGCGGGAGAGTAAAATTTGACTCCCCGCAAGCGGTGACTTATCGGACTCGGCTGGCGCGTGCACAGAGCCTCATGATGGACAGATTGCGCGCCCTGAACGGAGTGCAGGTTCAACGCGCTACGGATCTGGTGATGAACACCATCATCGCGCGCGTCCCTGTCGAGCAGTATTTTGCGGTGCGGCGGATGCCGGGGGTGAAAAAAGTCTACTTCTCGCGGCCGCAGCGCATGAACCTCAATGCTGCAGCCCCTCTTCTTAATGCCGCGGCGCTGTGGGCCCGTGTCCCCGGGGGCCGCCCCAATGCGGGCCAGGGAGTGAAGATCGGTCTCATCGACACCGGGATCGATGTCGGCAATCCGATGTTTGCAGACAGCACTGCGCCGACACCGGGTTCGCTCCCGTCCGGCTACCCCAAATTTGATGCCGGCAATCAGGCATTTACGAATCACAAGGTGATTGTGGCGCGCGACTACGTCGGCCTGCTGGCCAACCCACAGCGCGTGCAGACTGCCACCGACGAAGTCGGGCACGGCAGCTTTGTGGCCGGCTGCGCAGCGGGGAAACTGGTCAATGCTCCGCTGGCGCAAATCTCCGGGATGGCGCCCGGCGCTTTTCTGGGGAGCTACAAAATCTTCGGCACTCCGGGTATCAATGACACGACGACGACCGCGGCGGTTTTGGCCGCAATCGACGACGCCGTGAACGATGGTATGGACGTCCTCAATCTCAGTCTGGGGGCATTGGACTATATCCCACCGTCGGAAGATCCGGAAGTCACCGCCATCAATAATGCCATCGCTGCCGGTCTGGTCGTATGCCTGGCGGCCGGAAATGACGGTCCCGCTACCCACACGATCAGCACTCCGGGCTCGGCTCCGGAGGCCATCGCTGTGGGCGCGGTTTGGGACTCGCGCGTTTTTGCGGCACAGCTGCATGTAACCGGCCCTGGTACCGTGCCGGCGAACCTCCAGAATCTTGCTTACGAAAACGGGACCGGACCTGCAATTGCGACGCCAATTCCGGCGACACCGACGACTGATGTGGCCTTGCTGGATGGCACCGGACTGGCTTGCTCTGCTCTGCCCTCCGGAAGCCTGAGTGGCAGGATCGGCATAATCGAGCGTGGTACCTGCACCTTCCTCTCAAAAGTCACCAACGCCGCCAACGCGGGTGCTCGCGCGGTGATCGTTTACGACAATATCCCGGGGGAATCCACTTTCCAGATGGGGGGACTCAACGGAACCCTGACTCCTGCCGTGATGATATTCAATGCGGATGGTCTGGCTCTCCAGAGCTTTCTGGCCGGCAACCCAGGTGCAACCATCAGCATCGGCGCCAGCACCGATAACCAGTTGCCGACCCCCATTCTTCCGGTCCTTGTCAGGGACAGTTCGCGCGGACCGGCAGCCGATTTTGGCATGAAACCGGATCTCGTGGCCGTCGGTTGGAACGTCTATTCGGCCGCTCAGAACTCCAATCCGGCCGGAGTCCTCTTCGACCCTTCGCGCTTCACCGTGAGTCAAGGGACCAGTTTCTCGACGCCGATGGTGAGCGGTGCGGCGGCGGCGCTGATGCAGTTATTCCCGAGCCTTTCCCCCGCAGGCGTCAAATCTGCACTCACCAATACCGCAGGTCAAGTCACGATCGATGGTACGACCCCGGCCACCATAGTGCAGGCAGGAAACGGCCTGCTCAACATGGGAAATGCTTCAGCCGCCGGCGCCATTTTCTCTCCGACCAACCTGAACTTCGGCGTACAGTCCTACGCAGGCAGCATCTCACTGACACAAACACTCGGCATCACCAACGTCACCGGAGGCACGGATCAATACACGCTCTCAGTTCAACCGCTCATCCCAGGCCCTGCGATCAGCCTGAGTTTGACGAGTACAGGTTCGGTTCCACCCGGCGGGAGCACGAGTGTCGACGTCTCGATTCAGGCGGCAGCCCCCCTGACAGGAGGATTTCAGGGATTCATTACGATTCGAAGCGCGCAGACCTCCGCGAACTACGCGATTCCATACTGGGCCGGAATCTACCTGCCGGATCCCACGCGCATCCTGACCGTGAGCCAAAGCTCGACAGGGGCAAACATCTTCACCAACCTTACCGATGCCCTAGCGGCCGCCAACCCGGGCAACATCATCGAAATCGCCGACAGCCAGACGTACTCGGTGCCCTCAGCAGCGCCGCTCACGATCAGCACCAACGCTCAAGGGCTGCCATTGCACGGCATCACCATACGCGCTGCAGCAGGCCAGACGCCGGTCCTCGACGGCACGTCCACAACATCTCTAGCCGATATTCAAGTGGTGGGCCTGCAAAATGTCCTCCTTCAAGGCCTCACCATCAACGGCGGTGAGACGGGAGTTGACATCCTTCAGCCGTCTTCATCCCTGCCCCTGTCGGTGACCATCGATCATTGCAGCATCACCAACCAGGCGGCGAGCGTCACTTCTTCGGGGATTGTTGTGGAAAATGGCGGCGACGTCGACATCACGTACTCCACGATTTCCGGAAGCGCCAGCACGGGAGTTGCTTTTCTGAACGGCGGGCAGCTCACCATGAGCAATTCTACGGTTCAGAACAACGCGAGCGACGGGATTGATGCCATCGACGCCAACGTGCAGCTGATAAACTCGACCGTCAGCTCCAATGTCGGCGAGGGAGTCTCGCTCGTGGGCTGTTCGGGCACGCTCACCGGCAGCACGTTCGCGAGCCACTCGGGAACTTTCGGCGACGGCGTTCAGATCGTGGATGGGATGTCGACAGTCACGGGCAATACTTTCGCCTCGAACGCAGGGGCGGCCATAGCGCTGGAACCCGGTATCATCACGACCCCCGTTGGCACCACCCCGGGCCCGGGTCCGACCGTGGCTCTGAGCAGAAACATCATGCGCTTAAATGATTTCGGAGTGCTGATCGACCAGGGCCAGAACATCCGGCTGGATGGCAATCTGATTGAGGACAATGTACAGGGGTTGCAGGTGAACGGTACGTCGACGGCGCTGCTGACCAACAATATCGTGGTTCGATCCACAGACAGCACGGTAGGGGACGGCATTACGGTAGCCGGTTCGAGTGCTGTGCGCATCGTCAACAACACGTTCTACAAAAACAGTCACAAGGGAATCGTGCTTGCCTCGGGCGCTTCAGTTTCCATCGCCAATTCCATTATCAGCGCCAATGTCGCCGGCGATCTGGGGGGGCTCGGTGCAGGAAGCATACAAAGCTCTCTCATCGGCGACGGGACCCTCGCATCGGGCAACAACAATATTGCAGGAGACCCGCGGCTGGCCAATCCTGCCGCGGATGATTTCAGCCTGGCGCCCGGATCGCAGGCCATCGACAACGGCTCCAATGCGGCTGCGAACCTGCCGTTCCTGGATTATAACGGGCGATTCCGCGTAGCGAGCTTCGGTTCCTCGCCGGGCAGCGGCATAGTGGATATGGGTGCGATCGAGGCGGGGTCATCCTTCCCGCTTGTTTACCCTCTTCTGGTCAACGGATTCAACTCCACGATCGGCGACAACTACACCACGGGATTCGCGGTGCTGAACGACACGGGCTCTCAGGTTTCGGCGGGATTCGCTGCCTACGGTCCCAACGGCTCGCTTCTCTCCGGCAGCAGCAATCCGACCACGCCTTCGGTCGTCAATCCGGGTGTCCAGATCCCGATCCTCGGGTATCAGCTTTTTGGCCTTACTCGTGCGGCCGGCGAGATTGGAGGGGTGCTGGAGAGTGCCGCTCAGCGGCTCACGGGGTTCTTCCTGATCTTTGATCAGAACCTTGCGCGCGTAGCCGACGGTGTGGACGTCTCCGCTGATACGGCCACCCAATTTCTGTTCATGCGCCACGAGTTCGATGCGGCCGGGAAGGCGACCTATGCGCTTTTCAATCCCGGCGTCAACGCGGCTACAGTCAACGCGAGCTTGCTGGATGTGACTGGAGCCCAAGTCGATCAGCTGACGCAACCGCTTGTGCTGCCGCCGAAAGGGCAAACCCTTTTTACCTTCCCCGATTTTGCCGCTTCCTCGGGTGTGGTCAGCGTCAGTTCGGACCGTCCGGTTGCCGGCCTCGAAATCTTTGGCAACACAGCGGAGGTCGCAGCCTTGCGGGCTGTTGTCCCGGGCACGGAAGCACGGCTCTTTTTCCCTCACTTTGCGGTGAATCAGGGGTACACGAGCACCCTGGGGGTCGTGAACACGGCTGCGACGCCGGCCAACCTCACGCTCACCGCCTATGGAAATGACGGCTCCGTTCTGGGAACGCTCGCGCAACGCACCGTCGGCGCCCACGGACAGCTTTTCGAATCGGTCGCGAGTCTTTTTGGGCTTAGCCCGGGTGGGCCGAACCTTACCACCGGCTACGTCATCGTTGAGAGCGACCAGGCCGGCATCACAGGTTTCTCCGCGTTCAACTATGACAACGGCGGTGTCCATTCGAGTGCCGCGGTGCCCGGCGAGAGCATTCCGAGTCAAACGCTGCTTTTTTCGCACGTCGCCCATCAAGTCCCTGCCGGATCCGGGGGCAATTACCTGACGGGGATCGCGTTACTGAATCCATTCGGAACCAGGATTTCCTATACCCTCCGAGTATTCGACAGTACCGGTGCCGAGGTGGCTGAGATGACGGATTCTCTCGGACCGCATGCGAAGGTCGCCAAGCTCTTAAGCTATCCGAGTCCGGGGGTCGGCTTTTTCACGCAGCCGATCTCGCTCTCCGGCGGGCATGTTGAAGTCACGACCGACTATCAGCTGCTGGGTTTCGAGCTTTTCTTCACGCAGTCCCTCACACAGCTCGCTGCAGTGATGGCCCAATTTCCAAACTGA
- a CDS encoding NAD-dependent epimerase/dehydratase family protein — protein sequence MDDRSFDGKQILITGGLGFIGSNLARRLVDLGARITLVDSLVPEYGGNLFNIDGIQDRLRVNISDVRDEYSMRYLVQGQDMLFNLAGQTSHADSMQDPYTDLDINCRAQLSILEACRKHNAGIKIVFASTRQIYGKPEYLPVDEKHLLSPVDVNGINKMAGEWYHVLYSRVYDIRACSLRLTNTIGPRMRVKDSRQTFLGTWIRLLVQGKPFEVWGGEQMRDFTYIDDAVDALLSAAACEDTNSQVFNLGGDCIISLKDLADLFIEINGGGQYMMRPYPSERKKIDIGNYYADFNRIKSVLGWEPRVTLCEGLRRTLTYYREHLEHYL from the coding sequence ATGGACGACAGATCATTCGACGGCAAGCAGATCTTGATAACTGGGGGCCTCGGCTTCATCGGCTCCAATCTCGCTCGCAGGCTCGTGGACCTCGGAGCCAGGATCACCCTCGTGGACAGCCTCGTGCCGGAATACGGGGGCAACCTGTTCAACATTGACGGCATACAGGACCGTCTGCGCGTCAACATCTCGGATGTAAGGGATGAGTACAGCATGAGATACCTGGTCCAGGGGCAGGACATGCTCTTCAACCTGGCGGGCCAGACAAGCCATGCAGACTCAATGCAGGATCCCTACACTGATCTGGACATCAATTGCCGGGCACAACTGTCGATTCTGGAAGCGTGCCGAAAGCACAATGCGGGAATCAAGATCGTTTTCGCCAGCACGCGCCAGATCTATGGGAAGCCCGAATACCTCCCCGTCGATGAGAAACATCTTCTCAGCCCTGTCGATGTCAACGGCATCAACAAAATGGCGGGTGAGTGGTATCACGTGCTGTACAGCAGAGTCTATGACATCCGTGCGTGTTCACTGCGCCTGACAAACACGATCGGTCCCAGAATGAGGGTCAAGGATTCGCGCCAGACCTTTCTGGGCACCTGGATCCGCCTTCTGGTCCAGGGAAAACCGTTCGAGGTCTGGGGTGGCGAGCAGATGCGTGATTTTACCTATATTGATGACGCGGTGGATGCCCTCCTCTCTGCGGCGGCCTGCGAAGACACTAACAGCCAGGTGTTCAATCTGGGCGGGGACTGCATCATCAGCCTCAAAGATCTGGCTGACCTGTTCATCGAGATCAATGGCGGCGGCCAGTACATGATGCGGCCTTACCCGTCGGAGCGAAAAAAAATAGATATCGGCAACTACTATGCGGACTTCAACCGGATCAAGTCTGTTCTGGGCTGGGAGCCCAGAGTAACCTTGTGCGAAGGGCTGAGGCGCACTCTGACCTACTATCGAGAACACCTGGAGCACTACCTCTGA